A segment of the Carya illinoinensis cultivar Pawnee chromosome 1, C.illinoinensisPawnee_v1, whole genome shotgun sequence genome:
GAAAATaagatttaaggaaaaaaaatctaaaatggtACGTAGAGGGTTTGGATGTTGAAAGATATTAAAATTAACTCAATTCAAtctgattttaaattaaatttaatatttaaatatttaattctcaaattactaaatattactcaattcaaaacttctttaacaatttttataaattcaatGTCTTTTTATATGCAGGATCTATAaactttttttaacatttaataaatatatatataaatttatcttaacattcaaacatatatgAACTCAtattaaatgaattttataaaaatttatttcatcatCTCGACTTgttgttatttataaaaatttaaactcaactAAACTTCAACCAAACATCCAAACAATATGGTAGTATTGGGGTATCCTGGAGTCCACGAAGTAAATCATGTCAATATTAATTactcaatataaatatatagagacAAATCATATATAAAAGACAAAAGCTTTATTTAAGTTTACACAACATCTATACTCTTACTTCAAAATATAAGGAAatatagtactattaaaaaactaaaaataatacaGCTAAGTACTATTCTATTTgttggttttaaaaaataaagatagacaatttcagaaaatataaCGAACGAGTAgcataatgtattaaatatgatgttatatcatgttgatgGTGTTGCGAGTAGAGTAGTTAATTTAGGAATGTAACAGGTCGAAGACAGACTTAGTCGAGCATTCAAACAAGTCGTGATTCACCAAAAAGCAAAACCAAAAACTGCATTAAGGATGGttggttttcatttggtgggacAGAATCCACTTCTCACCATAAAtacattgcatgtgggtttccctTGTGTGTATTGTCACGTACACAAACTTCCCACATTCCTCTAACGAAATAAAAGTAGGAAAAATGTAGTTGCaaacacaattgtgcactaatctgtgcaccaatgtgatgtgattggtcaaaaagtagattttattgaaaacaatgttaatttaaattttaagtgtgaATGAATCATTATTAGTACATAatgcgcgactgtgcttgtatatagcaaaactcataaaagTATTCCCCATTGACCCACCCCGACTCCTATCATTTTGCTTCTcatcttctctttcctctcaattcttttctctacttttttttgcccTGTCTCATAGGGTTTTCATGTCATGGTAGTTCTGTTTCTCTCATGAACTCCTGCCCTAAAGCTCTGTACGAAGAGATTTTGGCCATTGTCTTCtttggatttcttttttttttgctctctTTGGAGGGTTTTCTGGTGGAAAAAGGTGCAGATTCGACCTCCCGAGATTTTTTCAGTCGTATCCATGTCTGAGATCTTCGGTTTCAGTGATAAACTCTCGATtgccttagaaaaacataagcgatatactttaagtgttcttccAAATAGCATAGTTAGTATAGAATTCAttaaaattaagccgttaacctctctctctctctctctctctctctctctctttgataAAAACGGTGACCCTctattttagaccagacaactctaaTCCGTAGAATTTTTACAGGTTTTCTATAACTGTCAGGCGCCGTAGCTATGATACTATATCGCTCTTCTATAACTgttaggcgccgcagctatgatactatatCGCTCTTCTATAGCTGTCAGGTGCCGCATAGCTATAACACTACATCGCTCTTCTGTAGCTATTAAGCGCCGCAGAACTATGATACTGCATCGCTCTTCTGtaactgtcaggcgccgcagttatgatactacatcgctcttgtctcttgtagagaaatgcttcacgagagatgattcgtcataattttctctacaaaagaattatccagtgccgcagctatgatactatatCGCTCTTCTATAGCTGTCAGGTGCCGCATAGCTATAACACTACATCGCTCTTCTGTAGCTATTAGGCGCCGCAGAACTATGATACTGCATTGCTCTTCTGTAACTGTCAGGCGCCGTAgttatgatactacatcgctcttgtctcttgtagagaaatgcttcacgagagatgattcgtcataattttctctacaaaagaattattcagttcatcttctttcgcatatCATCTCATTCACTTTTCTGAATtcagtctgcattcttactctgcaatctctttctactttctcattttgcaatggctcagcaatcttctcattaccaatatatgaggtattttgcacatcgttcaccagttgtttctgcttcttccgtaggtgctataatgcaatccaataatgatctgactaataagtcagatgatgaaattatctacgaacTTATGAGTCTCGGCACCCGATATTCATCAACCATTGTcacatattctcagcgactacaatccaggactggtggggttgacaaattccacgagaatatttctatccttcaacggcttcttctggagtccaacatgaagatagaagcactaaagcaagataatagagatttaaaatatttgcttgaatcttcttttcgagtggctactcctttagataggagggGCATGCAGAtatttgaagagcaagagcgtttaaagattgaggcgaaGAGCcttaaatttctataattttacttcgagataataaaataatacttcacaaatattcatatttgtatttctatcttctggtagatgttttatgtactccattttatttctcctttaataatgcacatttcttacaaaatcgtaatatgaatctaaaatattaattatatttaagagatggtatttcagatctaataatttcatttatcTCCCTCTTGAATGTTCTCTAAATCTCAATTGAAacttctcattttacaaattttttagttatagttcacttgtaaaatctttgcttgttatttggaaaaatttcagggcatcaagatatcaacaatcatgacagtgcttctgctctccttctaaacaggttgattcacaAGAATAATCTCAAttgcttcagtatactgaatgaaatgtacttatttcttctgttctttattttagggcatTTCATAAGTTTGAATTTGACGATGTACGAAAATTTGCTGCTGAGCTTTGTGGTCGCATTCACCCCCAAGTATCAACAACTGTGCCCAACCTTGTTATTAGTGCATCTTATTTGGCTTATGCTTGAGActgtttgattatttgattatggttttttttctttttcttttttttaaaattttccgaATTGATGTAATTGGTGTTGGTTTTACTTTCTGGAAGCAATTATTGGTTTCTCATTTCTGCTTGTGGTTTTAATTGCGTGtcttctcattttcatattcaaatactTTTTGACTCTGCCTTTTGATTTATTAGGTTCTATTTCCAATTCTTTGCACCCAGTTAGAGCATGTAGCAGTTCTCAGCATATACTGAAGATAAAAGCTTGTTTGTTTTCAGTTTGCACTTCTCTTATGGTAATAATCTTATGGTAATAATTATGGGCAAATATATTGCAGTTGATGTTTACTTCAGAATTAAACTGTATGGAAATAAAGGAAACTTATaatcaaatgaaaaatttaaacaGTGACTATTTGAAGGCACAAAAGCATACATGAGTGAAGATGGACGCCTTCTTCTCTTCTGTCCAAAACAGAATGCAATTTGCATGAAAATGGGAGCTGAAAGAATGTGCatgccatcaacctccattgatcaatttgtagatgttgtgAAGCAAACTACCATGGTCAAATAAGTGTTGGGTTTTCTCTGTCTTAGAGAAAATGCCCAAGACTTATTGGGATGCACAGCTGTTGATCTTATAGACCGTACAGACGAGGTAAAATCTAtacatttaaatatgtttaaaaattttgatacattatctttttatatgttttttcattGTTACAGAAACATCTgtcttatattaaaaatattgcaaacaacattgaaaataatgagtggATCGTAGTCTTGGGCGCGCAGATGAATGAATCTGGGAGGTTACGTCAAAACAAACTTACTGTATTATCTGTTAATAACGTCCCAGGAACAGCAGAATGAGTTtccagactttttttttttttaacttttgactattgtaatatataagtaCATGGTACTCGTGTATAGTTGTAGTTATGTTTATTAGAGTgctgtattatatattttgcaaacaatgtatataatgtttattatgaagaggaagaaaattgttaaaatatagatgaaattctgtctatttatagctaaattaaaaaatttttaaattgttatacttaaaaaaaatatcaactgggcacacgtgcatcgcacgtgctgctttactagtatatatatatatatgattaagcCAATAAAAATGCTCTTTAGACGAATTAAAGATTTTGGGCAGCTAGCTGTTTGTGGGCTTTGGAAGGTTGATACATGACATGACTATGACAGCCCGACAAGGAGTTAGAAGCCGATGTTTGTTTAAAATTAGATACTTCCTTGTCTAATTTAGGCTCGGTTTGGCCCTTTCAGGCTATGGCCCACCAATACATCCTGGACTCGCCGGCTCCGTGGTGTGGACTTGGTCGAAATTGGGTCGCATAAGAATCGAAAAATAGTGGAAGGACTAGGGACTCGGGGACAACTTTTTTAGAaaccaaaatattttaactacaaaatgatgatataaaagtaaatttataaattaatataatatattaaattgtaaagttatttttattataacgTAAATTCAATGGATTCTATGAAATCATataaatttgtgagtttattttatgtaatctatttatatatgttgTAGTTCTCTTTAGACAAATCTCAAATAGACAAGTCTCATgcaaacttttataaaaaattagatccaccctaaaaaaaatgtaaaaaaactaTCTTTTATTAGTgaaactaactttttttaacaaaagactCGTATGAGATTTATCTATTTAGAACTTGTACCTAAtgtttctttttaactttttttatgacTCCCTTGGTAAAGAATGcacttttgtaaaataaaaatactatttcaacaactatattttaaataagttaaattataaaattgttttattataaCATAGATCTGATGCATTAAATCATATCAGGATgtaaacattattttataaaatgtctTTATAGACTTGATAATTCTATTACAAATTGTCAAATTTACTCACTTTAAAACAATGTTGCAGGAATACTATTGTTAGGGACTAAATGACTAGGTCCAGCCTTTGAAAACTTGTCGCTAACAACAATGGAAGAGATAAGGCAAGAAGAAATAAAGTAAGGAATAGATAAACTAATAGAAATTGGCTTAAATTCATAAAATGAGAAGGTTTAATAAGGCAAATTAGACTattattcaaaaaaagaaaacaaatatttataaaatgaggAAATACCTATAAATAAAGTATGGACTCTCAAATTAGACTCTattattcaaaaaaagaaaacaaatatttataaaatgaggAAATACCTATAAATAAAGTATGGACTCTCTACATGTTGGGGATGACTTCTCTACGCCCTAAGATGATAATATGTTATACGACTCATTAATGAAACATGACACGATAATagtgggttagggtttagtcttaatgggttcgggtcaaaacatGTGTGACCCATTAAGATATGATTACTTAACAAATTAATAACGGATCAACCCGTTTTGATacattaagaaagttaaaattacaattatatctttatacctaaaagtaaaattgttaaaatttcaacttcaatatttttattgtttggattgtaattttggacttatagttaattttataatttttataaatattgtgattttaacattttatataaaattatgttaaatttaatcaggtcaaacagGTTAATTTCGGATCTATATACcccatttatataaacaatttGGAATGGATCATATTGTGTCTTGTtaacatatttcgtaatatttactaataggtcaaaatgggttgacacAACACGATCTGTTATGTTAATGAGTCGTATTAGGATTTGATATTTTGACACGACAAACTTAACGAGTCTGATTAGGATTgacctatataatataatatacatgttttaATACGATACGAACACGATTTGACATCCCTATCTACGCCTAGACTAAATTCCTCCATTATATTAACTGACATGTAAGGTCATGAGATAtgtaaaattacaaattaaagtgaatttTTCCCCAAACAACTTGTAGACATAAGCTTTTATGCCGAATTACGTTAATCGTTGtgtctttctttatttttctctatttgcttatttattattattattttatagatgaaTGTGAAGAATACCGTATCGAATCCCAAATTACCATCGTGGATCGGGAATAATTCTTTCATTTGTTCTGATTAATTTACGCGTTAATaaccattattttataaaaatatcactcGTTACTTTTATAAGGTCTcaccaaatgtatttttttcctttaaattaaagttgtaaaataattatacagaaCGTTGTCTTTAacatttcaaaaatataatttttaagagatattttccttgagattGAATGCTTAGACTgagaaagattttaaaaaatttgcaaTTACATGACAACTTGTGTTAGGTTATAAATAGTAAAGTTAAGTTTGTGTGAATtcatagatgaaatgagataattttaaataaaagataaaaattaaataaaatattatttttaatattattattattttaagatttaaaataattaaattatttataatatttttaaaaaattataataataaaataaaataaactcaaatgaaatatttttcaaatccgAACGGAAATTGAATGCATCGGTGTTGAATACAGATACGGAAAAGTACAGCAGCAAAAGAAAACGTGGATTGAGGGTGGTTGGTGCCTTGGTGGTACAGAGTCTCACCGAATTCCGATGAAAACCAACAACCTTTGTTATCCCTAtaattttattccattttttccAATATATTTACCGGTCtctttaaaatacatatatatatatatatatatatatatttatatttatatttatatttatatttacggGTCCAACTCACCTACATCCCTTTGGTGATTTTATCCTCTTATTTAGCTTCgccttccttttctctcttcttactCCTTTATTACGCTTTCCTCCACCGAAACCAGTCTCATCGCAATTTCGATCTTAGTCTCTTCCCTAACCTAATCTAAATTCACGCAGTTTCAGATCTATTTCCTCGATTGTCAGGTAAATATTGCTCTCATCTTTGTCTTCGttttttaaaccttttttcTTGGCTGTTGTTCTTCGTTTTCAGGGTttgatattttttccttttagattTTCGCTGCTCATTTAGAGTtgtttcattttaatatttttttaattttaatgaccGTCTGCTCTAATATTTATGGAATTGATGTTGTTTATGCTTTGTTATTTTCACTATTATTATGATTGTTATtgatatgtatgtttttttaataggtgttatcgatatatatatatatatattagggtaGATTATTGTTGGTGAGAATGCAATTCTAGTGATCAAAGTGCAGGCTTGGGTTGAGTATCTGTGTTTTTGTGGGTGGGATCATGTATCTGTGTTTAGTCCTTAAGGGTGGGCCTTGCCTTGGTGTGGTTTCACGCcgttaggaaaaaaaaaaaagaaaaaaaaaaactatattggTAAGAAAGCCCTTGAGTTATCAGAGCCTAGGACcgatccaaaaaagaaaaaagaaataaaaaaaaaccctcGATTGTTCAGGGTCTAGGTTACCCTGATTTTCTACATCTCGCTGCTTTGGTACATACATTCttaatatgaaatgaaaattttcttctCCCAAATATTGAATGAAGAGCCGTATAAACAGAAACTTAAAAGAATGTCAATATGGTATACAATTAAGCTTTGTAAATGTCTAAATCTCAGAAACGTGGGCTGTACTTTCTAAGAATAAGAAGAGTACACCAATAAGAACGTAAATTTAACAAAAAGCAAATATGTTAACGATTGCTTGGCAGTCATTGGACTCTGGTCTGTAACTGTTAAATTGTTAAAGCAAATCatatttgcatttaaattttCTGAAATTATCTATCTTCTCTATTATATATCAGGAACAGAAATGTCTTTTCCACGGAATTTCCATTCGCAAGGAGGCACCACTACTGATGACTATCGGTCCTCCTTCAGCAGGAACAACTTCAGCAACAACAACAGGAATAGAAGGAACAATTATAATAACAATAGGAATTATAGGAATATGAATGACTTCCCGGGGACACTTTGGCAGCATAATGACAGTTTTTATCATGTTAAGCCGGAAAACTTCACTCATGCTAATCGTAATGGCATGGGAGTGCCATCTTTGAAAAGGAGAAAGTTTTCAGCTTCTACTTGGGGAGGTAATGGGAGACACTATGTGTTGCCTGGGACATATGACTTGGCCCCTTCGACCTGCAATTACGCAGTCCGTCCTACAAGACCCAATGTGGAGGCCTCTATGTCCACTAGCTTTAAACGTGAACGCTCACaattagaagatgatgaacCAGCCTTCATGTCAAGGGATGAGATTGAGAGACACTCCCCATCAAGAAAAGATGGTATTGATGCTCTTCGTGAAGCTCATTTGCGGTACTCGTACTGCACCTTCCTTCAGAATCTTGGATTGCAACTCGAGTTGTAAGCTCTTCTTTTCAAACTGgactattattatttcttttgcaaGGTTGTTTGATATAACTGACATTCTGTGGCATGCATCTTGCAGGCCCCAAACCACTATTGGCACTGCCATGGTTCTGTGCCACCGGTTTTTTGTTCGACAATCACATGCTTCCCATGATAGATTTGTGAGTTTACTGTTATGAGTAAAATTTGCAGTACATCTGTACAAGTTTTCATAGAATAGATGACCAAGAACTCAGTAAGATATCGGTAGGAAAACTTGTTCTACTTTTGTGACCTATATGAAATTGTGCATGCACTGTCAGAAAATAATGATTTCCCAGAACCTGTACTATTTAGAGCATTCATCTCAAGGGAGATTTGGATAATATTCCAGTTTATAATGAAGGAAGTTGATGTCTTCTGAAAGGATGAGATGCTcttgttgtatttatttttgttcatgGGCTGATCTATGTTCTTGTTCcaacttttttaattatcaacAAAAGGAAGATAGATTCTTCTGGACTAAATCATGTAACATCTATGTAATTGATCCAGAAAAGTTTAATAATCATTTCTTAGATTTAGCGACTCTTTCAAGTACTTTATTTTTGGAAATTTGGCTTCAGTTGACAATGGCTCCTATGATCCTGATCTGTTTTGTCAATCTTGTGGCAAATTACTTACTGATTCTGATCTGTCTCTTTTGCAGTTGATTGCTACTGCCGCTCTTTTTCTCGCTGCAAAGTCTGAGGAGACTCCACGCCCTTTAAACAATGTGCTAAGAGCATCTTGTGAAATTTCCCGTAGGCAGGATGTTTCTTTCTTGTCCCATTTGCTTCCTACTGTAAGTAGCCTCATTAAGGAAAACAAATCATTagcatttatgatttatttatatatattttttatttgcactGGGTGTCCGGGAACAATGTCCCGACTAATCATGCTCTtggcaacaagtttttggcaagTGCATCTTggataattcaagggaaaaatcctccaatccaatagcccctagagattgtttgcagccaaggggatttgaaccttagacctaaggggagcatacccccaagctcaaggcctttaccacttgggtttcatttatgttttaatttgaACTGAGAAAGAATGTGTTTTTCATTTGAAGGATTATTTGTCTCGGCTTTACCTTAAGAATATGTCACATCAAAAGTGGTTTCTGATTGGTCAGAAATTCTAAAATTGTTTTAGGAACCACACTGTTGATGTTTGACacttcttgttttaaattaaatggtatTTCCTGTTGTGCATTTAAATTCAAAGTTAAGGTGTTTTGTGTACAGAAGTAAGGCTCCTTCTACTGCATGTTTATTGTGTCCATTAATATGCTTCTAAAATGTATTGttggttataaaaaataatttaaaactgcAACTTTTACATATGCTGACATGATATGTATTGTTTTAAACAGGACTGGTTTGAGCTTTATCGGGAACGAGTGATTGAGGCTGAGCATAGGATACTGTCTACTCTAAATTTTGAGCTTAATGTTCAGCATCCATATGCTCCTCTTACGTCTGTTCTTGAGAAATTAGGTCTTTCACAAACTGTTTTGGTCAATTTGGCATTGAACTTGGTCAGTGAAGGGTAAGTTTATTGCTTTCagcacttatcaaaaaattgcTGTCaatagtttttcttcttttttaatcaaatgttatatttccTGCTAGTGCAATATATTTGCATTGGCTGTCTAGTTAGCTCATGTTGAACTTCACCTGAAGATGTGCACCTTGAACCTGCTGATCTTAGTTAATGCATTGACTCTGACCCTGACCTTGTTTTTTTCATTCGTGGTTTGGGCCTGTCCATTGTCATAAATTTGTATCCTTTCGAAGTAGTTTAGTTGAACACGTAATGTAGGAAACAGGATTTGGGCAGTGGGTCTTAGAAGAAGGTCAACCAGAGAGCAGATTGGGTTCTGGTGGAGTTTCTGGCCAATGGGATGGCTACACTGGGTTTTCCCCTTTTCTTTGGGCAATTCAAAATTGACTTTTGCTTGTGTCAATAATTTTCTTCTTTGAGAAGCTACTCTGTAGTTATTCTCATATGGGATATTGATTCTTTTGGCATGCATATAATTGCAGGGTCTACACAAGATTGATTAGCGTGCTCGCATATATGATTTTCTTACCTGGCGGATTGATATGCTGTTCTTGGAAAGTTTTGTTTTACATCTGAAGTTGAACTGCTGATGTGGTGTTGATGACTTTTTCACCAATAAACCCCATGATTTTGGTCATTGGCTACTAAAGATGGCCACAggaaacccctaggggttggctcaggtggtaaaggccttgggcttgggggtatgcttcCCCCAGGTCTAAGGTACAAATTCCACTGGATGCAAACAATCTTTGGGGGCCATCGGATTGGgggattttccccttgaattacctgaggtgcacttgtgggaaaTTCCTTGCCGAGAGCCTGTGCACTCTCGGGATTAGTTGGGACGTTGTTCCtggacacccagtgccaataaaaaaagaaaaaacaaagatggCCACAGGACCTGCAAAACCATTTTTTCTTtactattttgatttatttcttttcctctcaTCTTTCTTTGAATCTGTATGGAATGCCCCGTAgacttttacctataaaaaaaaatagagaaataaaaagaatgccCTCTAGACTTCTTACAAAAACTTACAATTTTAGGGCATGGCAACTTGCACTTGCTGTCGATACTGACCTTCTTGGGTAggaatttctttctctttgttgccTTTGAGTTTTCTGGTGAGGGTTCAGTTAGCTAGGGGCCTATTTGGGGTTACCCAACTTGTTGCTAAGTTGTTTTTGTCTGCCATGAAACGTTGAACCATTGGTTTAATTTTGCttccttttttgtatttttcaaaactagtTTGGATGTTTTGATAAACTCAAGTCGTGTTCTTTTTCACCCTCTCGTACTTAGTACTTCAAATGAACTTCTCTAAAAATAAGGAACTTGAATTTGATTTCAGTTTTAACCAAGCATTATGTGAGTGAAAACCTTGCTCCAACTGTTGCTTCTTAATGTAGAAGTGTCACGTCTGATGTATTCTATGAGTAGTCTTTTGCGGTTTGGGACAGACTTGATTtcctattatttttctcttgccCGTTGAAAAGAAGGGCTGACTAAAAAATTCTCTAATACCACTCACTTGGGATGGATCATTGCTGAAAGGATCAATTAGACTGTTTAGCATCTAAATAAtcttcttggttttttttttttccttctgtcTTAAAAGCA
Coding sequences within it:
- the LOC122275066 gene encoding cyclin-T1-5-like isoform X1, coding for MSFPRNFHSQGGTTTDDYRSSFSRNNFSNNNRNRRNNYNNNRNYRNMNDFPGTLWQHNDSFYHVKPENFTHANRNGMGVPSLKRRKFSASTWGGNGRHYVLPGTYDLAPSTCNYAVRPTRPNVEASMSTSFKRERSQLEDDEPAFMSRDEIERHSPSRKDGIDALREAHLRYSYCTFLQNLGLQLELPQTTIGTAMVLCHRFFVRQSHASHDRFLIATAALFLAAKSEETPRPLNNVLRASCEISRRQDVSFLSHLLPTDWFELYRERVIEAEHRILSTLNFELNVQHPYAPLTSVLEKLGLSQTVLVNLALNLVSEGLRSSLWLQFKSHHIAAGAVYLASKFLNLDLTSYQNIWQEFQTTPEIIQDVSQQLMELF
- the LOC122275066 gene encoding cyclin-T1-5-like isoform X2, with amino-acid sequence MSFPRNFHSQGGTTTDDYRSSFSRNNFSNNNRNRRNNYNNNRNYRNMNDFPGTLWQHNDSFYHVKPENFTHANRNGMGVPSLKRRKFSASTWGGNGRHYVLPGTYDLAPSTCNYAVRPTRPNVEASMSTSFKRERSQLEDDEPAFMSRDEIERHSPSRKDGIDALREAHLRYSYCTFLQNLGLQLELPQTTIGTAMVLCHRFFVRQSHASHDRFLIATAALFLAAKSEETPRPLNNVLRASCEISRRQDVSFLSHLLPTDWFELYRERVIEAEHRILSTLNFELNVQHPYAPLTSVLEKLGLSQTVLVNLALNLVSEGVYTRLISVLAYMIFLPGGLICCSWKVLFYI